Within Pseudomonas sp. LBUM920, the genomic segment AGCTGTCCAGGATATGCGGCCCCAAACTCGGCAAGGTGATGTTCTGCGACGCCACCGCGCCCACACCGGGGCGCAGCCATGGGCACCGCGCACCAACGGCAATGCTTGAAGAGCTGATTGCAATGCCCAGCTGGCCGGTCTCGGCGCAGCGAGCGACAACGGAAAACGTCATAAAAAGCCCTCAGTCGAGCACCGAAGGATCGGCGTCGATCATCAACTGCTTCATTTCTTCAAAGTGCTGCCGCGAAAAGTCCGCGATACCTTCCCAGCCGCGTGCGGTTTTCTCCGCCACGTCATCCGACAACACCCGCAGCGGCTGCCCGGTGGACCACGCCGTCACCAGGATCTGGCAGGCACGCTCCAGGGTCCAGATATCGTCAAAGGCCTCACCAATGGACGCCGCCGTGACCATCACGCCATGGTTGCCCATCAGCAGGCGGCTCTTGCCGTCGAGCAGCGCGGCCAGGCGCGCGCCTTCGGCTTCGGTGTCAGCCATGCCGCCGTACAGTTCGTCCACGGCCACGCGGTTGAAATAGCGCGCGGTGTTCTGGTCAATCGCCGGAATGTGCGGTGTGGCCAGGCACGCCACCGCCGTGGTGTAGACCGGGTGCAGGTGCAGCACGGCGCGGGTTTGCGGCAGCAGTCGGTGGATCTGCCCGTGGATCGACCAGGCGGTGGCGTCCACATTCGGGTGGTCGGCGCAGGCCGGGTCGTCGGCGTTCAACAGCAACAGGTCGCTGGCGCGAATGCGCGAAAAATGCTTCCACTTCGGGTTAAGCAAAAACTGTTTGCCGTCGGCCGATACCGCCGCGCTGAAATGGTTGGCTACCGCCTCGTGCATGCCCAAGTGGGCAATGATGCGAAAGGTTGCCGCCAGGTCGATGCGCGCCTGTTCTTCAAGGGATAACGCCATGAATCTGTCTCCGCAAGGCGCGACCGCAAGGCTGCGGCCGCGCAATAGGCTTACTTGGGCATCAGCGCGGCGATGTCGGCATCGGTCGGCGCTTCAAAGTTGTATTTCTTGAGCAAGGCCGCGTATTCCGGGGTCGCGCGGTACTTGTCCAACCCGTCGAGCAGGGCTTTTTTCAC encodes:
- a CDS encoding class II aldolase and adducin N-terminal domain-containing protein, which translates into the protein MALSLEEQARIDLAATFRIIAHLGMHEAVANHFSAAVSADGKQFLLNPKWKHFSRIRASDLLLLNADDPACADHPNVDATAWSIHGQIHRLLPQTRAVLHLHPVYTTAVACLATPHIPAIDQNTARYFNRVAVDELYGGMADTEAEGARLAALLDGKSRLLMGNHGVMVTAASIGEAFDDIWTLERACQILVTAWSTGQPLRVLSDDVAEKTARGWEGIADFSRQHFEEMKQLMIDADPSVLD